A genomic stretch from Mesoplodon densirostris isolate mMesDen1 chromosome 3, mMesDen1 primary haplotype, whole genome shotgun sequence includes:
- the ARSK gene encoding arylsulfatase K isoform X2 codes for MLLLWVAVVAVSALATTAPGAGGQRRGAVQAWPDAPNVVLVVSDSFDGRLTFYPGSQVVKLPFINFMKAHGTSFLNAYTNSPICCPSRAAMWSGLFTHLTESWNNFKGLDPNYTTWMDVMEKHGYRTQKFGKLDYTSGHHSISNRVEAWTRDVAFLLRQEGRPMVNLVPKKTKVSYDAIKIPKWSPLSEMHPIDYYSSYTKNCTGKFTEKEIKDIRAFYYAMCAETDAMLGEIILALHQLDLLQKTIVIYTSDHGELAMEHRQFYKMSMYEASAHVPLLIMGPGIKTNLQVSNVVSLVDVYPTMLDIAGIPLPQNLSGYSLLPLSSEIFKNEQKFKNLHPPWILSEFHGCNVNASAYMLRTNQWKYIAYSDGASVLPQLFDLSSDPDELTNIATQCPEVTSSLDQKLRSIINYPKVSASVHRYNKEQFIKWKQSIGQNYSNVIANLRWHQDWLKEPRKYENAIDQWLKIHSDPENI; via the exons GATGGAAGGCTAACATTTTATCCAGGAAGTCAGGTAGTGAAACTTCCTTTTATCAACTTCATGAAAGCACACGGCACTTCCTTTCTGAATGCCTACACAAACTCTCCGATCTGCTGCCCGTCGCGCGCAG CAATGTGGAGTGGCCTCTTCACTCACTTAACAGAATCTTGGAATAACTTTAAGGGCTTAGATCCAAATtatacaacatggatggatgtcATGGAGAAGCATGGCTACCGAACACAAAAATTTGGAAAACTGGACTATACTTCAGGACATCACTCCAtcag CAATCGTGTGGAAGCCTGGACAAGAGATGTTGCTTTCTTACTCAGACAAGAAGGCCGGCCTATGGTTAACCTTGTCCCTAAAAAGACTAAA GTGTCCTATGATGCCATCAAAATCCCAAAGTGGTCACCTCTGTCAGAAATGCACCCTATAGATTATTACTCTTCTTATACCAAAAACTGCACTGGGaagtttacagaaaaagaaataaaggatattAGAGCATTTTATTACGCTATGTGTGCTGAGACAGATGCTATGCTTG GTGAAATTATTTTGGCTCTTCACCAGTTAGATCTTCTTCAGAAAACTATTGTCATATACACCTCAGACCACGGAGAgctggccatggaacatcgtcaGTTTTATAAAATGAGTATGTATGAAGCTAGCGCCCATGTCCCACTCTTGATCATGGGACCGGGAATTAAGACCAACCTACAAGTATCAAATGTGGTTTCTCTTGTGGATGTTTACCCTACTATGCTTG ATATTGCTGGAATTCCTCTGCCTCAGAACCTGAGTGGATACTCTCTGCTGCCATTATCAtcagaaatatttaagaatgaacaaaaattcaaaaacctACATCCGCCCTGGATTCTGAGTGAATTCCATGGATGCAATGTAAATGCTTCCGCCTACATGCTTCGAACTAACCAATGGAAGTATATAGCCTACTCTGACGGTGCTTCAGTATTGCCTCAACTCTTTG atcttTCCTCAGATCCAGATGAACTAACAAATATTGCTACACAATGTCCAGAAGTTACTTCTTCTTTGGATCAGAAGCTTCGTTCCATTATAAACTACCCTAAGGTTTCTGCTTCTGTCCACCGATACAATAAAGAGCAGTTTATCAAGTGGAAACAAAGTATAGGGCAAAACTATTCAAATGTCATAGCAAATCTTAGGTGGCATCAGGACTGGCTGAAAGAACCAAGGAAGTATGAAAATGCCATTGATCAGTGGCTTAAAATCCACTCTGatccagaaaatatttga
- the ARSK gene encoding arylsulfatase K isoform X1: MLLLWVAVVAVSALATTAPGAGGQRRGAVQAWPDAPNVVLVVSDSFDGRLTFYPGSQVVKLPFINFMKAHGTSFLNAYTNSPICCPSRAAMWSGLFTHLTESWNNFKGLDPNYTTWMDVMEKHGYRTQKFGKLDYTSGHHSISNRVEAWTRDVAFLLRQEGRPMVNLVPKKTKVRVMEGDWKNTDRAVNWLRKEAINYTQPFVLYLGLNLPHPYPSPSSGENFGSSTFHTSLYWLRKVSYDAIKIPKWSPLSEMHPIDYYSSYTKNCTGKFTEKEIKDIRAFYYAMCAETDAMLGEIILALHQLDLLQKTIVIYTSDHGELAMEHRQFYKMSMYEASAHVPLLIMGPGIKTNLQVSNVVSLVDVYPTMLDIAGIPLPQNLSGYSLLPLSSEIFKNEQKFKNLHPPWILSEFHGCNVNASAYMLRTNQWKYIAYSDGASVLPQLFDLSSDPDELTNIATQCPEVTSSLDQKLRSIINYPKVSASVHRYNKEQFIKWKQSIGQNYSNVIANLRWHQDWLKEPRKYENAIDQWLKIHSDPENI; encoded by the exons GATGGAAGGCTAACATTTTATCCAGGAAGTCAGGTAGTGAAACTTCCTTTTATCAACTTCATGAAAGCACACGGCACTTCCTTTCTGAATGCCTACACAAACTCTCCGATCTGCTGCCCGTCGCGCGCAG CAATGTGGAGTGGCCTCTTCACTCACTTAACAGAATCTTGGAATAACTTTAAGGGCTTAGATCCAAATtatacaacatggatggatgtcATGGAGAAGCATGGCTACCGAACACAAAAATTTGGAAAACTGGACTATACTTCAGGACATCACTCCAtcag CAATCGTGTGGAAGCCTGGACAAGAGATGTTGCTTTCTTACTCAGACAAGAAGGCCGGCCTATGGTTAACCTTGTCCCTAAAAAGACTAAAGTAAGAGTGATGGAAGGGGACTGGAAGAATACAGATAGAGCAGTAAATTGGTTAAGAAAGGAAGCAATTAATTACACTCAACCATTTGTTCTGTACTTGGGATTAAATTTGCCACACCCATATCCTTCACCatcttcaggagaaaattttGGATCTTCAACATTTCACACATCTCTTTATTGGCTTAGAAAA GTGTCCTATGATGCCATCAAAATCCCAAAGTGGTCACCTCTGTCAGAAATGCACCCTATAGATTATTACTCTTCTTATACCAAAAACTGCACTGGGaagtttacagaaaaagaaataaaggatattAGAGCATTTTATTACGCTATGTGTGCTGAGACAGATGCTATGCTTG GTGAAATTATTTTGGCTCTTCACCAGTTAGATCTTCTTCAGAAAACTATTGTCATATACACCTCAGACCACGGAGAgctggccatggaacatcgtcaGTTTTATAAAATGAGTATGTATGAAGCTAGCGCCCATGTCCCACTCTTGATCATGGGACCGGGAATTAAGACCAACCTACAAGTATCAAATGTGGTTTCTCTTGTGGATGTTTACCCTACTATGCTTG ATATTGCTGGAATTCCTCTGCCTCAGAACCTGAGTGGATACTCTCTGCTGCCATTATCAtcagaaatatttaagaatgaacaaaaattcaaaaacctACATCCGCCCTGGATTCTGAGTGAATTCCATGGATGCAATGTAAATGCTTCCGCCTACATGCTTCGAACTAACCAATGGAAGTATATAGCCTACTCTGACGGTGCTTCAGTATTGCCTCAACTCTTTG atcttTCCTCAGATCCAGATGAACTAACAAATATTGCTACACAATGTCCAGAAGTTACTTCTTCTTTGGATCAGAAGCTTCGTTCCATTATAAACTACCCTAAGGTTTCTGCTTCTGTCCACCGATACAATAAAGAGCAGTTTATCAAGTGGAAACAAAGTATAGGGCAAAACTATTCAAATGTCATAGCAAATCTTAGGTGGCATCAGGACTGGCTGAAAGAACCAAGGAAGTATGAAAATGCCATTGATCAGTGGCTTAAAATCCACTCTGatccagaaaatatttga
- the ARSK gene encoding arylsulfatase K isoform X3, producing MLLLWVAVVAVSALATTAPGAGGQRRGAVQAWPDAPNVVLVVSDSFDGRLTFYPGSQVVKLPFINFMKAHGTSFLNAYTNSPICCPSRAAMWSGLFTHLTESWNNFKGLDPNYTTWMDVMEKHGYRTQKFGKLDYTSGHHSISNRVEAWTRDVAFLLRQEGRPMVNLVPKKTKVRVMEGDWKNTDRAVNWLRKEAINYTQPFVLYLGLNLPHPYPSPSSGENFGSSTFHTSLYWLRKVSYDAIKIPKWSPLSEMHPIDYYSSYTKNCTGKFTEKEIKDIRAFYYAMCAETDAMLGEIILALHQLDLLQKTIVIYTSDHGELAMEHRQFYKMSMYEASAHVPLLIMGPGIKTNLQVSNVVSLVDVYPTMLDIAGIPLPQNLSGYSLLPLSSEIFKNEQKFKNLHPPWILSEFHGCNVNASAYMLRTNQWKYIAYSDGASVLPQLFDVKTPHQMEDVITT from the exons GATGGAAGGCTAACATTTTATCCAGGAAGTCAGGTAGTGAAACTTCCTTTTATCAACTTCATGAAAGCACACGGCACTTCCTTTCTGAATGCCTACACAAACTCTCCGATCTGCTGCCCGTCGCGCGCAG CAATGTGGAGTGGCCTCTTCACTCACTTAACAGAATCTTGGAATAACTTTAAGGGCTTAGATCCAAATtatacaacatggatggatgtcATGGAGAAGCATGGCTACCGAACACAAAAATTTGGAAAACTGGACTATACTTCAGGACATCACTCCAtcag CAATCGTGTGGAAGCCTGGACAAGAGATGTTGCTTTCTTACTCAGACAAGAAGGCCGGCCTATGGTTAACCTTGTCCCTAAAAAGACTAAAGTAAGAGTGATGGAAGGGGACTGGAAGAATACAGATAGAGCAGTAAATTGGTTAAGAAAGGAAGCAATTAATTACACTCAACCATTTGTTCTGTACTTGGGATTAAATTTGCCACACCCATATCCTTCACCatcttcaggagaaaattttGGATCTTCAACATTTCACACATCTCTTTATTGGCTTAGAAAA GTGTCCTATGATGCCATCAAAATCCCAAAGTGGTCACCTCTGTCAGAAATGCACCCTATAGATTATTACTCTTCTTATACCAAAAACTGCACTGGGaagtttacagaaaaagaaataaaggatattAGAGCATTTTATTACGCTATGTGTGCTGAGACAGATGCTATGCTTG GTGAAATTATTTTGGCTCTTCACCAGTTAGATCTTCTTCAGAAAACTATTGTCATATACACCTCAGACCACGGAGAgctggccatggaacatcgtcaGTTTTATAAAATGAGTATGTATGAAGCTAGCGCCCATGTCCCACTCTTGATCATGGGACCGGGAATTAAGACCAACCTACAAGTATCAAATGTGGTTTCTCTTGTGGATGTTTACCCTACTATGCTTG ATATTGCTGGAATTCCTCTGCCTCAGAACCTGAGTGGATACTCTCTGCTGCCATTATCAtcagaaatatttaagaatgaacaaaaattcaaaaacctACATCCGCCCTGGATTCTGAGTGAATTCCATGGATGCAATGTAAATGCTTCCGCCTACATGCTTCGAACTAACCAATGGAAGTATATAGCCTACTCTGACGGTGCTTCAGTATTGCCTCAACTCTTTG atgtgaaaaccccccaccaaatggaagatgttataACTACTTGA